AtaaacaccaccaccacacaaacatgtcCCGAAGACAAGACTATCTGGTGCGAGTGCGGTATCAGAATGAGCTGCCTCCTCCGGAGCTGCCTCCCAAAATGCTCAACATACCCGTGCCTCCGGAAAAGCTGACATCTCTGGGAATTAACATTCTGTCCGACATGCAACGACGAGAAAGTCCGCAAATCAATGTGGACAACGATCTGGGAATGCCCCTGGATCTGACGGAGATTCGAGGTGTGTTTGAGCAGGACGACGAATCCGGTCTGCTGCCTCTGGAGAATCTTCCCGAGCTGGATCCTCGAGATTTGGTTCTTCTGAAGGAGCCCCAGTCCACCGGCAACAAGTCACAGCCCGGCGTGGCATTCCTGCGACGAACCGAGTACATCTCTAGCGAGGTTTCCGGCGGCCGAAAACTCGAGACGCTCAGTGCTTCGCAGCGTCGACTGGCACAAaagactctggaggagagctTCCAGGACCCCGAGTCACAGCTACGAGCGGTCGAGGCGACTTTCGAGGCTGCCAACACGGACATCAAGACGCTCAAGCACCCCAAAAAACCCCATCTCACGGCCGTGGAGTCGTTCCCCATTCTGCCCAACTCGCAGATTTTCGATCTCACTTTCCTGACCATGAAGATGGT
This genomic interval from Yarrowia lipolytica chromosome 1E, complete sequence contains the following:
- a CDS encoding uncharacterized protein (Compare to YALI0E22022g, similar to Saccharomyces cerevisiae PAF1 (YBR279W); ancestral locus Anc_1.309, similar to uniprot|P38351 Saccharomyces cerevisiae YBR279w PAF1 DNA-directed RNA polymerase II regulator), with the protein product MSRRQDYLVRVRYQNELPPPELPPKMLNIPVPPEKLTSLGINILSDMQRRESPQINVDNDLGMPLDLTEIRGVFEQDDESGLLPLENLPELDPRDLVLLKEPQSTGNKSQPGVAFLRRTEYISSEVSGGRKLETLSASQRRLAQKTLEESFQDPESQLRAVEATFEAANTDIKTLKHPKKPHLTAVESFPILPNSQIFDLTFLTMKMVGSAVGVPPLPDGSPDPKMSVSLFRPMTLETDEWMSMFLTKDEESKDLKRQLDSTDEHVADDKHVYRFEHKRDYDMDLQMNASQFEEIVIDVDLDKPGSVAHYVPVQGKTNLKRRRVLKSLRSQIKEHNIAAIDLTLRDITAEESILRDNTRAEYDPVSYTVMDLPESEEEDEEDEDEE